From Mycobacterium cookii:
CGGAGAGCGATCAGGCCAGAGCGCACGCGGTCAATGCGGCCGGTCCGCAGTACATCGCGCAGGCCTGCGCGCGGGCCGGCGCGCGGATGGTCCACATCTCCACCGACTATGTCTTCGACGGCGACTTCGGCGGCGCCGCGCCGCACCCTTACGAACCGTCAGATGAGACCCGGCCGCTGAGCGTCTACGGGCAGACCAAGCTGTCCGGCGAACAGGCGGTCCTGGCTGCCTTGCCGCAGGCCGTCGTGGTCCGCACCGCCTGGGTCTACACCGGCGGAGACGGCAAGGACTTCGTCGCAGCCATGCGCAGGGTGGCCGCGGGCGACCAGGCGATCGACATGGTCGATGACCAGATCGGCTCGCCAACCTATGTCGGTGACCTGGTCGGCGCCTTGCTTGAGGTGGTCGATGGCCGCGTGCACCCGCCGACCGGCATCGCGCACGCGGCCAACGGCGGCGAGGTCTCCCGCTTCGGGCAAACCCGTGCGGTTTTCGAGGGCGTCGGCGCCGACCCCGAGCGGATACGGCCGGTGAGCAGCGACCACAACCCGAGGCCGGCTGCCAGGCCGGCGTATTCGGCGCTGTCCAGTCGGGAGTCGGCCCAGGCCGGGTTGACGCCGCTGCCGCCGTGGCAGGACGCGCTGGCTCGTGCTCTCGAGGCGGCTTCGCGTCCCTGACCGCTAGTCTCGACCCGTGAGTGACGTCCTGCCGGTGGTCACGGTGACCTATTCACCGGGCAAGCATTTGGACCGGTTCCTGGCATCGCTGTCGCATGCGACCGCGCGGCCTGTCAGCGTGCTCATGGCCGACAACGGCTCCACCGACGGCGCACCCGAGGCCGCGGTCCAGCGCTACCCGGACGTGCGACTGTTCTCCACCGGATCCAACCTCGGTTACGGCAGCGCGGTGAACCGCGCGATCGAACAGGTGGGGGACGCCGACGAGTGGATCATCGTGGCCAACCCCGACGTGCAGTGGGGCCCCGGCAGCATCGACGCGCTGCTGGACGCCGCGGCCCGGTGGCCGCGGGCGGGTGCCCTCGGTCCGCTGATCCACGACCCGGACGGGTCGGTGTACCCGTCGGCGCGCCATCTCCCGAGCCTGGTCCGCGGCGGCCTGCACGCGGTAGTCGGACCGTTCTGGAAAGGCAACCCGTGGTCGACGACCTACCGCCAGGAGCGGCTGGACCCCAGCGAGCGACCGGTCGGCTGGCTGTCCGGATCGTGTCTGCTGGTGCGCCGCGCGGCATTCGAGCAGATCGGCGGTTTCGACGAGCGCTACTTCATGTACATGGAAGACGTCGACCTGGGTGATCGCCTGGGCAAGGCGGGCTGGCTCAATGTCTATGTGCCGTCCGCCGAAGTGCTGCACCACAAGGGGCACGCCACCGCGCGGGCGTCGGCGCACAACTTGGCGGCACACCACAAGAGCACCTACACCTATCTCGCCGACCGGCATCCCGGACCGTGGCGCGCGCCGCTGCGCTGGGCCTTCCGGGCCGGCCTGGCGGCGCGGGTGCGGCTGATGACGCGAAAAGACAAGGAGCGGCTCCAATGACTCGAGCCGACGACGATGCAGAGCGGAGCGATGAGGAGGAGTGGCTCCAATGACAGAAGCGGATGCAGTCGTCCTGGTCGGCGGCAAGGGAACTCGGCTCCGGCCGTTGACGTTGTCGGCGCCGAAGCCGATGCTGCCCACCGCCGGACTGCCCTTCCTCACCCATCTGCTGTCGCGGATCGCCGCCGCCGGAATCGAGCACGTGGTTCTGGGTACGTCATACAAGCCAAAGGTTTTCGAAGCCGAATTCGGCGACGGGTCGAAACTGGGCCTGCAGATCGAGTACGTGACCGAAGAGGATCCGTTGGGCACCGGTGGCGGAATCGCCAACGTCGCAGACCATCTGCGTCATGACACCGTGCTGGTGTTCAACGGTGACGTGCTGTCCGGATGCGATCTCGGCCAGCTGCTGGCGTACCACCACGAGCAGCAGGCGGACGTCACCATGCACCTGGTGCGGGTCGGCGACCCGCGGGCGTTCGGTTGCGTGCCGACCGAAAACGGTCGTGTGACAGCATTTTTGGAGAAGACTCAAGATCCGCCGACCGACCAGATCAACGCCGGCTGCTATGTGTTCACCCGCGAGATCATCGATCGCATCCCGCGGGGCCGCGAAGTGTCGGTCGAGCGTGAGGTGTTTCCGGCGCTGTTGTCCGAGGGCGTCAAGGTGTGCGGCTATGTCGACACCAGTTACTGGCGCGACATGGGCACACCGGAGGACTTCGTGCGCGGGTCGGCCGACCTCGTGCGCGGCATCGCACCCTCACCGGCGCTGGGCGGTCATCGCGGCGAGCAGTTGGTGCACGACGGTGCGGCGGTGTCGCCCGGCGCGGTGATCATCGGAGGCACTGTCGTCGGACGCGGCGCCGAGATCGGCCCCGGCGCCCGGTTGGACGGCGCGGTCATCTTCGACGGCGTGCGGATCGAGGCCGGCAGCGTCATCGAGCGGTCGATCATCGGATTCGGCGCGCGGATCGGTCCGCGGGCGCTGATCCGGGACGGCGTGATCGGCGACGGCGCCGACATCGGGGCCCGCTGCGAGCTATTGCGCGGTGCGCGGGTCTGGCCTGGCGTCCGCATTCCCGACCACGGGATCCGTTACTCCAGCGACGTGTGAGCGCGGCCGACGAGGTAGGCCAGCGCGTCGTCGGAGCCGGCCGGCAACGCGTCGATCGGCCACCATCGCAGGTCCACCGACTCATCGCTGAGCTGTATCTGCGCCCCGGCCGGCGCCTGCGCCACGAACTGCAAGTCGAGATGACGGGTCGGCACGCCCAGCGAGCAGGTCAGCGCGTGCACGTGGACCGCGGCCAGGGTGGGCGCGATCCGCAGGCCGTCGACGCCGGACTCCTCGGTGGCCTCCCGTAGCGCCGCCGCCAGGATGTCGACGTCGGAATCCTCGCAGTGCCCACCCAATTGCACCCAGCGACCCAGCCGCGGATGCAGCGTCAGCAGCACCTGGCTGCCGGTGTGGTCGAGCACGATCGCCGATGCGGTGATGTGTCCCGGTACGCATTCGCGACGGCAGGCGTCGTCGCGGGCATCCAAGAATGCCAGCACCGCGTGTCGCAGCGAATCCTGCCACCGGTCCGGTGCCTGCCAGTCGGTCAGCAACTCGATCGCGGTGGAGTGCACGCTCACTTGCGTACCAACAGATCGCTGACCGGCACCGGATCACGTGGCTCGGTGACGGGCTGCTCCGGATAACCAATGGCGATGGCGCCCAACGGTTCCCAGTCCTGGGGCAAGTCGAGTTCCGAGCGGACCAGGTCGGCGGCAAAGATCGTCGAGCCGATCCAACAGCTGCCGACACCGCGTACCGCCAATGCCACCAGCAGGGCCTGCACGGCGGCACCGACCGCGACGGTGAACATGGTGTGCTCGGCGTCGGTGCGCGCGGCGTCGGGATAGCTGTGCGCACCGTCGGGAACCATGAACGGAATGACGACTTCCGGCGCGTCGTAGAGGATCTGGCCGCGCGCCACGCGGCGTTCGACCGAGTCGGCCGGTCGGCCGTCACCGGACAAGTCCGAGCGCCACTTGTCGCGCATCCGCTCGAGCAGGCGGGTTCGCGTCGCGGGGTTCTGCAGCCAGACGAACCGCACCGGTCGGGTGTGGTGTGGTGCGGGCGCGGTGAGCGCCTCGGCGACGGCCTGCTCGACGAGTTCGGGCGGCACCGGTTCGTCGCCGAACTGCCGCACCGAGCGGCGCAGCAACTGGGCCTGCCGGCGGCCCAACTCCAGGGCCTCGGCGGTGCCCAGCCAGAACAGGTCGTCGATGCCGGGGCGCACGAGTTGACGTGCGGTGGCGTCGGTGTCGGACACCACGCCGGCGGGCAGCCCACGGACCACGGCCACCGGTATCGCGGTCAGTTTGCCCTTGACCAGATCGGCCGCCGCGGCGATTTCGTCGGCAACGGCGACCTCGGTGACCACCAGTTCGTTGCCGTGTCGGTCGACCGCGCCCGCGTAGCCGTGCAGCACCTCGAGCCCAGCCGCGCCGACGGCGGCGTCGGTCTGGCCGTTGCGCCACGCGCGGCCCATCGTGTCGGTGATGACGACGCCGACGGTGACACCGAGGCTCCTGCGTAGCGCGGCCCGCAACGCCGCCGCGCTGGCGTCGGGATCGACTGGCAGCAGCGCCAATTCGTCGGTGCCGATGTTGGATCCGTCCACTCCGGATGCGGCCTGCACGATGCCCAGCTTGTTCTCGGTGATCAGCGTGCGACCTTTGCGGGCCAGCGTGCGGACGGCCTCGGCGTCGACAAGCTTGCGCCGCAACGCATCCCGCTCGTCGGGGTCTTCCGGTGCTGGCACCAGGCGGCCTTCGCATTTGGACAGCACCTTGCTGGTGACCACGAGCACGTCGCCGTCACGCAGCCAGGGGGCCGCGGTGGCCAGCGCAGCGCCGAGGTCGTCGCCGGGGCGGAATTCGGGAAGTCCGGTGACCGGCAGGATCTCGATCGGCGACGCGGTGCCGTGCTCCTCGGCGCGTGGCATATTGCGCCGCTCCTCCTCATCGCTGCGCTCTGCATCGTCGCCGGCGGTCATACCGCCACGCCCGCAAGCTCCAGGCCCGCGCTCACCATCTCGGCGGTGGCCTTCGGGGCGGTCATCAGCAACGGCACGGAACGCACCGCGACGCCGTCGATGTCGGCGTGATCGCCTTCATGAACCAGCCAGCAGTCCAGGATGCCGGTGCCTGCCCGCGCGCCGTAGTACCGCCCCACCGCGTCGGCGGTCGACTCCACGCCGATCACGTCCAGACACGCATCGGCCATCCCGCGCAACGGCTTTCCGCCGATGATCGGGGAGTAGCCGACGACGGGAGCGTCAGTGGATCGCAGCGCCGCGCGGATACCGGGTACGGCCAGGATCGCGCCGACGCTCACCACCGGGTTCGACGGCGCGACCAGGACGACGTCGGCGTATGCGACGGCATCGGTGACTTCCGCTGTCGCTTTGGCCTTTTCGGCGCCGACGAAGGCGAAGCTGTGCGTCGGTAGCTGCGCGCGATAGCGCACCCACCATTCCTGGAAGTGGATCGCGCGCTGACTGTCGTCGGCGGGATCGGTGATGACGACGTGCGTTTCGCAGCGGTCATCGCTGACGGGCAGCAGTCGCGCGCCCGGCTGCCAGCGGTCGCACAACGCCGCGGTCACCTCGGACAGCGGATAGCCGGCCCGCAGCATCTGACTGCGCACCAGGTGGGTGGCCAGGTCGCGGTCGCCCAGTTGGAACCAGTCGGGTTGCACGCCGTAGGCGGCGAGTTCCTCTTTGGCGTGCCAGGTTTCGTCCCGGTGACCCCAGCCCCGCTCCGGGTCTACACCTCCACCTAAGGTGTACATGCAGGTGTCCAAGTCGGGGCAGATGCGCACGCCGTGCATCCAGGCGTCGTCGCCGATGTTGACGATCGCGGTCAGCTCGTGATCGCCCGCCGGCGCTGACGCGGAAGCGAATTGGCCCAGACCGAGCAGCTGTTGGACGCCGAGCAGGAAGCGGGCGCCGCCAACCCCGCCGACCAGAACCGTGACCTTCACACCGCACGACAGTACGCGCGAGCCCGACCGCCGACGTGCCCAGCGACCGCTGTGACGGGTGTGACCGACACGCCGCGGGCACAACGGCATCAGAGGCGCAAAGAAACGGTCACGAGATGATATGGAAATCTCCCGAATCGCTTGCAAAGCGCTCCTTACCCGTGTGTAATCACAGCAGTGTCATTTCGGTAAGCCAACCGGATTCGGTGTCGCAGACCGAGATTCGATCATCTGTTCGAATCGAGATGGCCGAACATCAAAACAGTGGTGATTCCCGATCAACAAAACAAAGTGAGGAGGCGGAGCATGTCCTATGAGCACCTTCGGGGCCTAGTAGGAGGCACCCCGCACACCACTCTCGGATGGCCGACAATGGGGGAAACCTCAAGGCCCCATTTGAGTTTGGTCCCCGATGCGGTCGTCGACGAATTCGAGGCCACAGAGGTTGAGGCCGACAGTTGGCAGGACCGGGCGTTGTGTGCTCAGACCGATCCCGAGGCGTTCTTCCCCGAGAAGGGCGGCTCCACCCGCGAGGCCAAGAAGATCTGCCTTGGCTGCGAGGTGCGGAGTGAATGCCTCGAGTACGCCTTGGCCCACGACGAGCGGTTCGGCATCTGGGGCGGGCTTTCCGAACGGGAACGCCGTCGCCTCAAGCGCGGAATCATCTGACCCGACCGCCCGGACGCCGGCGGGCGACCCGCCGCGATCGCGTCTGCGATCAATGACTATTCGTCGTCGAGCGTCGGGTCGATGACCGAAGGTTCGACGTCCAGATAGGTGGCCACCTGAGCCACCAAAATTTCATGCAGCAACTCAGCCAATTCAACCGTGTCCTTCGCGCGCCGCTCGATCGGCTTGCGGAACAACACAACTCGTGCGCGCGTCGCGCTTCCGCGAACATCGACGCCGGCGCCGATCAACCTGGCCAACGCAATCGGCCCGTCCGCGACCACCTCCGGCGGCCACTGCACGCTATCGGGATCCTTCGCCGAGATCCGGGGGATCTCATCGACCGCCACATCGAGCCCGGAGAGGCGCTCCTGCCACCGACGCTCGATGGGCTCATAAGCCTCGAGCACAGCCATGTCGAAACGTTCGGAACGGCTGCGCCATCCGGGCACCGTCGGCGGCAGCAGTGGGCCCCGCATGTCGCGGCCGCGTCGCGAGACTCGTCTGCCCATCGGGCGGCCGCCGCGCGAGTGGCTCATGCGGCGATGGTAACGGTTGGGCATACCGTGCCGACGGAATGCGCGTGTCCGATGCCGCCTGGACGATTTCGCGCGATAACCTCTCGATCGTGAACGTTCCGCGTCGCTGTTGCCGACCCGGGTGTCCGCATTACGCGGTGGCGACGCTGACCTTCGTGTACTCGGATTCGACGGCGGTAGTCGGTCCGCTTGCGACCGCCCACGAGCCGCACTCCTGGGACCTATGTGTCAGCCATGCGGGCCGTATCACCGCGCCCCGCGGCTGGGAACTCGTCCGGCACTCCGGCCCGCTGGCCACCAACCCGGACGAGGACGATCTGATCGCGTTGGCCGAAGCGGTCCGCGAGGGTCGTGAAGTTGTCGGTGGTGCCGCCCCGGTCA
This genomic window contains:
- the rfbD gene encoding dTDP-4-dehydrorhamnose reductase — encoded protein: MAQRLVITGAGGQVGSFLAAEATRQGRDVLALTSSQWDITDPALAEQVVHSGDVVVNCAAYTNVDGAESDQARAHAVNAAGPQYIAQACARAGARMVHISTDYVFDGDFGGAAPHPYEPSDETRPLSVYGQTKLSGEQAVLAALPQAVVVRTAWVYTGGDGKDFVAAMRRVAAGDQAIDMVDDQIGSPTYVGDLVGALLEVVDGRVHPPTGIAHAANGGEVSRFGQTRAVFEGVGADPERIRPVSSDHNPRPAARPAYSALSSRESAQAGLTPLPPWQDALARALEAASRP
- a CDS encoding glycosyltransferase family 2 protein, whose translation is MVTVTYSPGKHLDRFLASLSHATARPVSVLMADNGSTDGAPEAAVQRYPDVRLFSTGSNLGYGSAVNRAIEQVGDADEWIIVANPDVQWGPGSIDALLDAAARWPRAGALGPLIHDPDGSVYPSARHLPSLVRGGLHAVVGPFWKGNPWSTTYRQERLDPSERPVGWLSGSCLLVRRAAFEQIGGFDERYFMYMEDVDLGDRLGKAGWLNVYVPSAEVLHHKGHATARASAHNLAAHHKSTYTYLADRHPGPWRAPLRWAFRAGLAARVRLMTRKDKERLQ
- the manB gene encoding mannose-1-phosphate guanylyltransferase translates to MTEADAVVLVGGKGTRLRPLTLSAPKPMLPTAGLPFLTHLLSRIAAAGIEHVVLGTSYKPKVFEAEFGDGSKLGLQIEYVTEEDPLGTGGGIANVADHLRHDTVLVFNGDVLSGCDLGQLLAYHHEQQADVTMHLVRVGDPRAFGCVPTENGRVTAFLEKTQDPPTDQINAGCYVFTREIIDRIPRGREVSVEREVFPALLSEGVKVCGYVDTSYWRDMGTPEDFVRGSADLVRGIAPSPALGGHRGEQLVHDGAAVSPGAVIIGGTVVGRGAEIGPGARLDGAVIFDGVRIEAGSVIERSIIGFGARIGPRALIRDGVIGDGADIGARCELLRGARVWPGVRIPDHGIRYSSDV
- a CDS encoding NUDIX hydrolase, with the protein product MSVHSTAIELLTDWQAPDRWQDSLRHAVLAFLDARDDACRRECVPGHITASAIVLDHTGSQVLLTLHPRLGRWVQLGGHCEDSDVDILAAALREATEESGVDGLRIAPTLAAVHVHALTCSLGVPTRHLDLQFVAQAPAGAQIQLSDESVDLRWWPIDALPAGSDDALAYLVGRAHTSLE
- a CDS encoding coenzyme F420-0:L-glutamate ligase, producing MPRAEEHGTASPIEILPVTGLPEFRPGDDLGAALATAAPWLRDGDVLVVTSKVLSKCEGRLVPAPEDPDERDALRRKLVDAEAVRTLARKGRTLITENKLGIVQAASGVDGSNIGTDELALLPVDPDASAAALRAALRRSLGVTVGVVITDTMGRAWRNGQTDAAVGAAGLEVLHGYAGAVDRHGNELVVTEVAVADEIAAAADLVKGKLTAIPVAVVRGLPAGVVSDTDATARQLVRPGIDDLFWLGTAEALELGRRQAQLLRRSVRQFGDEPVPPELVEQAVAEALTAPAPHHTRPVRFVWLQNPATRTRLLERMRDKWRSDLSGDGRPADSVERRVARGQILYDAPEVVIPFMVPDGAHSYPDAARTDAEHTMFTVAVGAAVQALLVALAVRGVGSCWIGSTIFAADLVRSELDLPQDWEPLGAIAIGYPEQPVTEPRDPVPVSDLLVRK
- the cofD gene encoding 2-phospho-L-lactate transferase — encoded protein: MKVTVLVGGVGGARFLLGVQQLLGLGQFASASAPAGDHELTAIVNIGDDAWMHGVRICPDLDTCMYTLGGGVDPERGWGHRDETWHAKEELAAYGVQPDWFQLGDRDLATHLVRSQMLRAGYPLSEVTAALCDRWQPGARLLPVSDDRCETHVVITDPADDSQRAIHFQEWWVRYRAQLPTHSFAFVGAEKAKATAEVTDAVAYADVVLVAPSNPVVSVGAILAVPGIRAALRSTDAPVVGYSPIIGGKPLRGMADACLDVIGVESTADAVGRYYGARAGTGILDCWLVHEGDHADIDGVAVRSVPLLMTAPKATAEMVSAGLELAGVAV
- a CDS encoding WhiB family transcriptional regulator encodes the protein MSYEHLRGLVGGTPHTTLGWPTMGETSRPHLSLVPDAVVDEFEATEVEADSWQDRALCAQTDPEAFFPEKGGSTREAKKICLGCEVRSECLEYALAHDERFGIWGGLSERERRRLKRGII
- a CDS encoding metallopeptidase family protein is translated as MRGPLLPPTVPGWRSRSERFDMAVLEAYEPIERRWQERLSGLDVAVDEIPRISAKDPDSVQWPPEVVADGPIALARLIGAGVDVRGSATRARVVLFRKPIERRAKDTVELAELLHEILVAQVATYLDVEPSVIDPTLDDE
- a CDS encoding DUF3499 domain-containing protein yields the protein MNVPRRCCRPGCPHYAVATLTFVYSDSTAVVGPLATAHEPHSWDLCVSHAGRITAPRGWELVRHSGPLATNPDEDDLIALAEAVREGREVVGGAAPVNGFHDPGGHFNAAPAEAPAAGVLTSPVQRPAGTGRRRGHLRVLPDPAD